A window of the Gossypium hirsutum isolate 1008001.06 chromosome A05, Gossypium_hirsutum_v2.1, whole genome shotgun sequence genome harbors these coding sequences:
- the LOC107957584 gene encoding protein RCC2 homolog isoform X2 yields MSTNEAKKKVEDDEEEKKKGGELLFCGSTCWEAVGRRKGVLEGNLVSPTRLRPLVGVDIRFVASGCVSCHCVALDVEGRCYTWGRNEKGQLGHGDTIQRDRPTIVSELLKYKIIKAGAGRSHTVVVTEDGNSLAFGWNKHGQLGSGSTRNEIESSPVRCLVSQVTNTACGAEFTVWLSATEGASILTAGLPQYGQLGHGTDNEYNAKDSSVRLVYESQPRPRAIATLSGETIVKVACGTNHTVAVDMNGYVFTLGHREQKDEWVPRRIEVFQKHNVLPPNAVVSAGSVNSACTAGGGQLYMWGKLKNTGDDWMYPKPLMDLSGWNLRCMDSGNMFHFVGADSSCISWGHAQYGELGYGPTGQKSSAIPRKVDILEGMHVISVACGMGHSMVIVDRTNVGDRLDQLEIYDGKGSDEGTAVSDTKTSVLKQNNKNGASKTPTSSKKRKKAKDESETEEENSDVESDSSGGHINGEVSGKGRGKGAKKTASVGKGKGRGQGNVRANKSSQSSQGKTSKRGRLRKVQRVQPAWNTCQRGAMSKSDLCKSNGC; encoded by the exons ATGTCAACGAACGAAGCGAAGAAGAAGGTGGAGGATGAtgaggaagagaagaagaaagGAGGAGAGCTCTTGTTCTGTGGCTCCACGTGTTGGGAAGCCGTTGGTCGTCGCAAAGGTGTACTTGAAGGCAACTTAGTGTCTCCCACTCGCCTTCGCCCTCTCGTCGGCGTTGATATCCGGTTCGTTGCCTCCGGTTGTG TGTCATGTCATTGCGTTGCATTGGATGTTGAAGGGCGATGCTACACGTGGGGTCGTAATGAG AAAGGGCAGCTGGGTCATGGAGATACAATCCAGCGTGATAGGCCAACTATTGTTTCTGAACTCTTAAA GTATAAAATAATCAAAGCAGGAGCGGGAAGGAGCCACACGGTGGTAGTTACTGAAGATGGTAATTCCCTGGCATTTGGCTGGAATAAGCATGGGCAGCTTGGTTCAGGATCCACTAGAAATG aaattgagtCATCTCCCGTCCGCTGTCTCGTGTCTCAAGTTACAAATACTGCCTGTGGAGCTGAATTCACTGTGTGGTTATCAGCTACTGAAGGAGCTTCAATACT AACTGCAGGGCTTCCCCAGTATGGCCAGCTTGGTCATGGAACAGACAACGAG TATAATGCCAAGGATAGCTCGGTGAGGCTTGTTTATGAATCTCAACCTCGCCCTAGAGCTATAGCTACTCTTTCTGGGGAAACTATTGTCAAAGTTGCCTGTGGAACAAACCATACAG TTGCTGTGGACATGAATGGCTATGTTTTCAC GCTTGGGCACAGAGAGCAGAAGGATGAGTGGGTTCCTCGTCGTATTGAAGTATTCCAAAAGCACAATGTTCTTCCTCCCAATGCAGTTGTTTCAGCTGGTTCTGTCAATTCAGCATGCACTGCAG GCGGTGGGCAATTGTATATGTGGGGCAAACTGAAGAATACTGGTGACGACTGGATGTATCCCAAACCTCTAATGGATTTAAG TGGCTGGAATTTACGTTGCATGGATTCAGGCAATATGTTCCATTTTGTTGGTGCGGACTCCTCCTGCATAAGTTGGGGCCATGCTCAGTATGGAGAATTAGGATATGGTCCCACTGGACAAAA GTCTTCCGCTATACCCAGAAAGGTAGACATTCTGGAGGGCATGCATGTTATCAG TGTTGCTTGTGGTATGGGCCACTCGATGGTCATTGTTGATAGAACAAATGTTGGTGACCGGCTTGACCAG TTGGAAATTTATGATGGCAAAGGTTCTGATGAAG GGACTGCGGTATCAGATACCAAAACTTCAGTTCTTAAGCAAAACAACAAAAATGGTGCTAGTAAAACTCCAACTTCctcaaagaagaggaagaaggcGAAAGATGAATCTGAAACAGAGGAAGAGAATAGTGATGTCGAGAGTGACAGCAGTGGAGGACACATCAACGGTGAGGTTTCTGGCAAAGGCCGAGGTAAGGGTGCCAAGAAGACTGCTTCAGTGGGAAAAGGTAAAGGGCGTGGACAAGGTAATGTTCGTGCAAACAAAAGTTCGCAGTCCTCCCAAGGAAAAACAAGCAAGAGAGGACGGCTGCGGAAAGT GCAAAGGGTACAGCCAGCCTGGAACACATGTCAAAGAGGGGCTATGAGCAAGTCGGATCTGTGCAAATCTAATGGTTGTTGA
- the LOC107957584 gene encoding protein RCC2 homolog isoform X1: MSTNEAKKKVEDDEEEKKKGGELLFCGSTCWEAVGRRKGVLEGNLVSPTRLRPLVGVDIRFVASGCVSCHCVALDVEGRCYTWGRNEKGQLGHGDTIQRDRPTIVSELLKYKIIKAGAGRSHTVVVTEDGNSLAFGWNKHGQLGSGSTRNEIESSPVRCLVSQVTNTACGAEFTVWLSATEGASILTAGLPQYGQLGHGTDNEYNAKDSSVRLVYESQPRPRAIATLSGETIVKVACGTNHTVAVDMNGYVFTWGFGGYGRLGHREQKDEWVPRRIEVFQKHNVLPPNAVVSAGSVNSACTAGGGQLYMWGKLKNTGDDWMYPKPLMDLSGWNLRCMDSGNMFHFVGADSSCISWGHAQYGELGYGPTGQKSSAIPRKVDILEGMHVISVACGMGHSMVIVDRTNVGDRLDQLEIYDGKGSDEGTAVSDTKTSVLKQNNKNGASKTPTSSKKRKKAKDESETEEENSDVESDSSGGHINGEVSGKGRGKGAKKTASVGKGKGRGQGNVRANKSSQSSQGKTSKRGRLRKVQRVQPAWNTCQRGAMSKSDLCKSNGC; this comes from the exons ATGTCAACGAACGAAGCGAAGAAGAAGGTGGAGGATGAtgaggaagagaagaagaaagGAGGAGAGCTCTTGTTCTGTGGCTCCACGTGTTGGGAAGCCGTTGGTCGTCGCAAAGGTGTACTTGAAGGCAACTTAGTGTCTCCCACTCGCCTTCGCCCTCTCGTCGGCGTTGATATCCGGTTCGTTGCCTCCGGTTGTG TGTCATGTCATTGCGTTGCATTGGATGTTGAAGGGCGATGCTACACGTGGGGTCGTAATGAG AAAGGGCAGCTGGGTCATGGAGATACAATCCAGCGTGATAGGCCAACTATTGTTTCTGAACTCTTAAA GTATAAAATAATCAAAGCAGGAGCGGGAAGGAGCCACACGGTGGTAGTTACTGAAGATGGTAATTCCCTGGCATTTGGCTGGAATAAGCATGGGCAGCTTGGTTCAGGATCCACTAGAAATG aaattgagtCATCTCCCGTCCGCTGTCTCGTGTCTCAAGTTACAAATACTGCCTGTGGAGCTGAATTCACTGTGTGGTTATCAGCTACTGAAGGAGCTTCAATACT AACTGCAGGGCTTCCCCAGTATGGCCAGCTTGGTCATGGAACAGACAACGAG TATAATGCCAAGGATAGCTCGGTGAGGCTTGTTTATGAATCTCAACCTCGCCCTAGAGCTATAGCTACTCTTTCTGGGGAAACTATTGTCAAAGTTGCCTGTGGAACAAACCATACAG TTGCTGTGGACATGAATGGCTATGTTTTCAC GTGGGGCTTTGGTGGTTATGGAAG GCTTGGGCACAGAGAGCAGAAGGATGAGTGGGTTCCTCGTCGTATTGAAGTATTCCAAAAGCACAATGTTCTTCCTCCCAATGCAGTTGTTTCAGCTGGTTCTGTCAATTCAGCATGCACTGCAG GCGGTGGGCAATTGTATATGTGGGGCAAACTGAAGAATACTGGTGACGACTGGATGTATCCCAAACCTCTAATGGATTTAAG TGGCTGGAATTTACGTTGCATGGATTCAGGCAATATGTTCCATTTTGTTGGTGCGGACTCCTCCTGCATAAGTTGGGGCCATGCTCAGTATGGAGAATTAGGATATGGTCCCACTGGACAAAA GTCTTCCGCTATACCCAGAAAGGTAGACATTCTGGAGGGCATGCATGTTATCAG TGTTGCTTGTGGTATGGGCCACTCGATGGTCATTGTTGATAGAACAAATGTTGGTGACCGGCTTGACCAG TTGGAAATTTATGATGGCAAAGGTTCTGATGAAG GGACTGCGGTATCAGATACCAAAACTTCAGTTCTTAAGCAAAACAACAAAAATGGTGCTAGTAAAACTCCAACTTCctcaaagaagaggaagaaggcGAAAGATGAATCTGAAACAGAGGAAGAGAATAGTGATGTCGAGAGTGACAGCAGTGGAGGACACATCAACGGTGAGGTTTCTGGCAAAGGCCGAGGTAAGGGTGCCAAGAAGACTGCTTCAGTGGGAAAAGGTAAAGGGCGTGGACAAGGTAATGTTCGTGCAAACAAAAGTTCGCAGTCCTCCCAAGGAAAAACAAGCAAGAGAGGACGGCTGCGGAAAGT GCAAAGGGTACAGCCAGCCTGGAACACATGTCAAAGAGGGGCTATGAGCAAGTCGGATCTGTGCAAATCTAATGGTTGTTGA